From the Syntrophales bacterium genome, one window contains:
- a CDS encoding MaoC/PaaZ C-terminal domain-containing protein: protein MQGKFFDDFNAGDTFTTSRRTLTEYDLEAFCNLAWFNSSMFCDDIYATEEMPYKSRVFPGPLIVSFAVGLFLKLGVYEKTIIALLGIENMKFKAPLRIGDTMHVDVQILEKKDSMSHSDRGILIVQFAVNKVLSEKGKEFIMSFEMAHMLKKK from the coding sequence TTGCAAGGAAAATTTTTTGACGATTTTAATGCCGGGGACACATTCACAACCTCGCGAAGAACCCTGACGGAATATGATTTAGAGGCATTTTGCAATCTGGCATGGTTCAACTCAAGCATGTTTTGTGATGATATTTACGCCACAGAAGAAATGCCCTATAAATCAAGAGTATTTCCGGGACCTTTAATTGTCTCCTTTGCAGTAGGGCTGTTTTTAAAATTAGGGGTCTACGAAAAGACTATCATCGCTCTGCTTGGAATTGAAAACATGAAATTCAAGGCACCCCTACGAATTGGGGACACGATGCACGTCGATGTTCAAATACTGGAGAAAAAAGATTCCATGTCACATTCAGACAGGGGAATTTTAATCGTTCAATTCGCCGTCAACAAAGTATTATCCGAAAAAGGCAAAGAATTCATCATGAGCTTCGAAATGGCTCACATGCTTAAAAAGAAGTGA